In one Rutidosis leptorrhynchoides isolate AG116_Rl617_1_P2 chromosome 8, CSIRO_AGI_Rlap_v1, whole genome shotgun sequence genomic region, the following are encoded:
- the LOC139863771 gene encoding uncharacterized protein: MRINIFNSLHTSNVHECYQVDVIDELVEKHTSHLITNDPVEIFCLGDEEDVECEEVKAVELTIESTMDARLPPWTHKYEPLPKSIDTNMRPSLESPPTLELKPLPSHLKYAFLGTNGTFLVIIASNLTDPEVKHARDTQNRLNPNMQEVVKKEVLKWLGAGIIFPILDSQWVSPTQTVPKKAGITVMEIEEGEKITTRSVTGWRVLKRCTETNLILSWEKSHFMVRKGVVLGHIVSERGFEVDRAKVQLISTLPPPTNVKGVRSFLGHAGFYRRFIKDFSVISKPLCNLLLKDAPFDFDDQCKEAFNTLKRKLTEAPIL; encoded by the exons ATGAGGATTAATATCTTTAATTCTCTTCACACCTCAAATGTCCATGAATGCTATCAGGTAGATGTGATTGATGAACTAGTGGAAAAACATACTTCTCACCTAATAACCAATGACCCAGTAGAAATATTTTGCTTAGGTGATGAAGAGGATGTTGAATGTGAAGAGGTTAAGGCAGTCGAATTAACTATAGAAAGTACAATGGATGCTAGGTTACCACCTTGGACTCATAAATATGAGCCACTACCTAAGTCCATTGATACTAATATGAGACCTTCATTAGAATCACCACCGACCCTTGAGCTGAAACCATTACCCTCTCATTTAAAGTATGCATTCTTGGGTACTAACGGCACTTTTCTAGTTATTATTGCTTCAAATTTGACAG ATCCGGAGGTTAAACATGCCCGTGACACGCAAAACAGGTTAAACCCGAACATGCAGGAAGTTGTAAAGAAAGAGGTTCTTAAGTGGTTAGGCGCGGGGATTATTTTCCCTATTTTGGATAGTCAGTGGGTAAGCCCCACTCAAACAGTGCCAAAGAAAGCTGGGATCACGGTCATGGAAATCGAGGAAGGTGAAAAGATCACAACCCGTTCCGTGACGGGTTggcgg GTTTTAAAGCGGTGTACCGAGACTAACCTCATCCTTAGTTGGGAAAAGAGCCATTTTATGGTAAGGAAAGGGGTGGTTTTGGGACACATTGTCTCCGAACGGGGATTTGAAGTAGATAGGGCAAAAGTTCAACTTATTTCCACATTACCTCCACCGACCAATGTTAAGGGGGTAAGGTCGTTTTTGGGACATGCGGGTTTCTAtcgtaggtttatcaaagattttagcGTTATTTCCAAACCATTGTGTAATTTGTTGTTAAAAGATGCACCTTTTGACTTTGATGACCAATGTAAGGAGGCCTTTAATACCCTTAAGCGTAAGTTGACCGAAGCACCCATTTTGTAA
- the LOC139861745 gene encoding 1-aminocyclopropane-1-carboxylate synthase 3-like produces MLSAKATCNSHGQDSSYFLGWEEYEKNPYDPINNPNGIIQMGLAENQLCFDLLESWLKNNPHSSGFTPKNHSIFKELALFQDYHGLPAFKNALAEFMSEIRENKVTFNPNNLVLTAGSTSANETLMFCLANPGDAFLLPTPYYPGFDRDLKWRTGAEIVPIHCSSSNGFRVTKSALDEAYQQAQKLKLNVKGVLVTNPSNPLGTSLNLNELELLVEFISTKNIHLISDEIYSGTVFCNPGFISIMEILKNKNLMNTDVVKQVHIVYSLSKDLGLPGFRIGAIYSNNDIVVSTATKMSSFGLISSQTQYLLSKILSDKKFTRNYLSENRKRLRQRHEMLEKALQKAGIRSLKSNAGLFSWVDMRGLLKSQSFEGEMELWKKIVYEVGLNISPGSSCHCSEPGWFRVCFANMSHDTLKLAMQRLHSFVDSLAMNNNEMSKRLQPLNRNSRKSKSLPKWVFSLTLRTGKKVHSQE; encoded by the exons ATGCTGTCTGCAAAGGCCACATGTAACTCTCATGGTCAAGATTCATCTTACTTCCTTGGATGGGAAGAATACGAAAAGAATCCGTACGACCCAATTAACAACCCAAATGGAATCATCCAAATGGGTCTCGCAGAAAATCAACTCTGTTTCGATCTTCTTGAATCATGGCTCAAAAACAACCCACATTCTTCAGGATTCACACCTAAAAATCATTCCATTTTCAAGGAACTTGCTCTCTTTCAAGATTATCATGGCCTCCCTGCTTTCAAAAAT GCGTTAGCAGAATTTATGTCGGAGATTAGAGAGAACAAAGTAACATTTAATCCAAACAACCTAGTGCTAACCGCAGGATCAACGTCCGCGAATGAAACCTTAATGTTTTGTCTTGCTAATCCGGGTGATGCATTCCTTCTTCCTACACCTTATTATCCAGGGTTCGATAGAGATCTCAAGTGGCGAACGGGTGCTGAAATAGTACCAATTCATTGCTCTAGCTCAAATGGTTTTAGAGTCACTAAATCGGCCCTAGATGAAGCATACCAACAAGCACAAAAATTGAAGCTTAACGTAAAAGGCGTGTTAGTTACAAACCCTTCAAACCCATTAGGTACGTCGTTGAACTTAAACGAGCTCGAGCTTCTTGTTGAATTTATATCAACAAAAAACATTCATCTCATTAGCGACGAAATCTACTCTGGCACCGTATTTTGCAATCCTGGTTTCATTAGCATTATGGAGATTCTAAAGAACAAGAATCTTATGAACACTGATGTTGTGAAACAAGTTCACATTGTTTATAGCCTTTCGAAAGATCTTGGTCTACCAGGCTTTCGAATTGGAGCGATTTACTCCAACAACGATATTGTGGTATCAACCGCGACCAAAATGTCGAGCTTTGGGTTAATTTCATCTCAAACTCAATACTTGTTATCGAAAATTCTATCCGATAAAAAGTTTACAAGAAATTATCTATCGGAGAATCGAAAAAGGCTGAGACAAAGACATGAAATGCTCGAAAAGGCGTTACAAAAAGCGGGAATTCGATCGTTAAAAAGTAATGCCGGTTTATTTAGTTGGGTTGATATGAGAGGACTTTTGAAGTCACAAAGTTTTGAAGGTGAAATGGAGTTATGGAAAAAGATAGTGTATGAAGTAGGGTTGAATATATCACCCGGTTCATCATGTCATTGTAGTGAACCGGGTTGGTTTAGGGTTTGTTTTGCAAACATGTCACATGATACCCTAAAACTTGCCATGCAACGTTTACATTCGTTTGTGGATTCCTTAGCCATGAATAACAACGAGATGAGTAAACGATTGCAGCCGCTAAACCGAAATTCAAGAAAGTCGAAATCACTGCCCAAGTGGGTTTTTTCGCTAACGTTGCGAACAGGGAAAAAGGTTCATAGTCAAGAGTAA